Proteins encoded within one genomic window of Spiribacter curvatus:
- a CDS encoding poly(R)-hydroxyalkanoic acid synthase subunit PhaE, whose product MVSDGSSEQRGTESNVWAAWLNEFATHADPLGIHGLIIRSAEALDGVRTPAGAIQALTDAIEAERAQRQAHGEQLETLLKQWSNTLQVIAPAFPDTPAADLPSLGPYPRRQTQLRALTEQLDNYQTALCGHLEAMTDLGERCIADLQTELGNQPPTQVDPAWLAERWSAIAEPRYEAWLAEPDTQQRIADLVNAWSQLVQILRGLADECLEGLGLPSGRGMDDIAAELQRQRRRQRRETAALRAEIAALRRELHGDGESAI is encoded by the coding sequence ATGGTCAGCGACGGGTCAAGCGAACAGCGCGGTACCGAGTCCAACGTCTGGGCAGCGTGGCTGAATGAGTTCGCGACGCATGCCGATCCACTCGGCATACACGGGCTGATCATCCGCAGTGCGGAAGCACTGGATGGTGTCCGGACGCCGGCCGGTGCGATTCAGGCGCTGACTGATGCGATCGAGGCGGAGCGCGCGCAGCGCCAGGCGCATGGAGAACAGCTCGAAACACTACTCAAGCAGTGGTCGAATACCCTGCAGGTGATTGCCCCCGCCTTCCCCGACACGCCTGCCGCGGACCTTCCAAGCCTCGGTCCCTACCCGCGCCGCCAGACCCAGTTGCGCGCGCTGACCGAACAGCTCGACAACTACCAGACAGCGCTTTGCGGTCATCTCGAGGCCATGACGGACCTTGGCGAACGATGCATTGCCGATCTGCAGACCGAGCTTGGCAATCAACCGCCAACCCAGGTCGATCCCGCGTGGCTGGCAGAGCGCTGGTCCGCCATCGCCGAGCCGCGCTACGAGGCCTGGCTGGCAGAGCCGGATACCCAGCAGCGCATCGCCGATCTCGTCAATGCCTGGAGCCAGCTGGTCCAGATCCTGCGTGGTCTTGCCGATGAATGCCTTGAGGGTCTGGGTCTGCCCTCGGGCCGTGGCATGGACGACATCGCCGCGGAGCTCCAACGCCAGCGGCGCCGTCAACGCCGCGAAACCGCCGCCCTGCGTGCGGAGATCGCCGCCCTGCGCCGCGAGCTCCACGGCGATGGTGAGTCGGCGATCTAG
- a CDS encoding M48 family metalloprotease, whose translation MAAPSVSGGMMWHKRVNRVRTLLGAAAMVGVLALSPAPASAQQNGLDLSLPDLGTPSSQALPASEAARMGQEMMREIRQEVDLVDDPAVNAYIRDLGSRIAAATDTPAAAYRFFVVDDPRINAFAMPGGYIGVHSGLITASRNESELGAVIAHELSHVTQRHIARRIAAAEQTSLRTAAMVLAGLVIGSQSPQAGMAAVTTGMASGIDSQLAYSRDHEREADRTGMRILARANLDPTGMADFFEVLQADNRYRSRAPAFLSTHPLTRARIADTRSMARDMKPESVFESPDFAYVRARVQVATASSPEDAVEDFRARLEADASPALRYGLAIALIADDRPDAAVDRLETLLDSEGAHDLLHVGLAEAALADDRIDQALARIEDGLSLFPESTGLRVGRVEALLQADRAQDALATTRDLTHQQPNAPGIWALHARAASAADDPNESALAMAHHYAVQGDLQAGLSQLRRVSEISATPQQLARADALRSRWEERLTTAG comes from the coding sequence ATGGCGGCACCGTCAGTCTCTGGAGGCATGATGTGGCATAAAAGGGTCAACCGGGTCCGGACACTGCTCGGCGCGGCGGCCATGGTCGGCGTGCTGGCGTTGTCGCCCGCCCCGGCCTCCGCCCAGCAGAACGGTCTCGACCTGTCTCTGCCCGACCTCGGCACTCCATCGAGTCAGGCACTGCCGGCGAGCGAGGCCGCGCGCATGGGCCAGGAGATGATGCGCGAGATCCGTCAGGAGGTCGATCTCGTCGACGATCCGGCCGTTAACGCCTATATCCGCGACCTGGGATCGCGTATCGCTGCGGCGACCGATACCCCGGCCGCAGCGTACCGTTTTTTCGTAGTGGATGACCCACGCATCAACGCCTTCGCGATGCCCGGTGGTTATATCGGCGTCCACAGCGGGCTGATCACCGCAAGCCGCAACGAGAGTGAGCTCGGGGCCGTCATCGCCCACGAGCTTTCGCATGTCACCCAGCGGCATATCGCCCGCCGGATCGCCGCCGCCGAACAGACCAGCCTGCGTACCGCCGCCATGGTCCTCGCCGGGCTGGTGATCGGCTCGCAGAGCCCCCAGGCGGGCATGGCCGCCGTCACCACCGGTATGGCTTCCGGTATCGACAGCCAACTGGCCTACTCCCGCGATCACGAGCGTGAGGCGGACCGAACCGGAATGCGGATCCTCGCCCGCGCCAATCTCGATCCCACAGGAATGGCGGATTTCTTTGAGGTCCTTCAGGCCGACAATCGCTACCGCAGCCGTGCACCGGCATTCCTCAGCACTCACCCGCTAACGCGGGCCCGTATTGCTGATACACGGTCGATGGCTCGGGACATGAAGCCGGAGTCGGTGTTCGAGAGCCCCGATTTCGCCTACGTCCGGGCGCGGGTCCAGGTGGCGACCGCCAGCAGCCCGGAGGACGCGGTCGAGGATTTCCGCGCCCGGCTCGAGGCGGACGCGTCACCGGCACTCCGCTACGGGCTCGCCATCGCCCTGATCGCGGACGACAGGCCGGATGCCGCTGTCGATCGCCTCGAGACACTGCTCGATTCAGAGGGGGCACACGACCTTCTCCATGTCGGCCTTGCCGAGGCGGCACTGGCGGATGATCGGATCGACCAGGCGCTGGCACGGATTGAGGATGGCCTGAGCCTGTTCCCCGAAAGCACCGGATTACGGGTGGGTCGCGTCGAGGCGCTCCTACAGGCGGACCGGGCTCAGGATGCGCTCGCCACAACCCGTGACCTGACGCATCAGCAGCCCAATGCACCGGGGATCTGGGCGCTGCACGCACGTGCGGCCAGCGCCGCCGACGACCCCAACGAATCGGCGCTGGCAATGGCCCATCACTACGCGGTACAGGGCGATCTGCAAGCCGGTCTCTCTCAGCTCCGACGGGTGAGCGAGATAAGCGCCACCCCGCAGCAGCTGGCCCGCGCGGATGCACTGCGCAGCCGCTGGGAGGAGCGGTTGACCACCGCCGGCTGA
- a CDS encoding AI-2E family transporter yields MYPIRNWLNRHLSNPQVVGLTVMLVVGAAVVTFLGSMLVPVFASIVLAYLLEGVVRAMTHYGVRRGVAVLIVYLLFILCLVATLVALLPTIVNQIIQLVENLPAMLERGQRALLQLPERYPAYFSAEQVAALLDAIRREAIVYARSLASSFSLASVVMVVTVMVYAVLLPVLIFFFLWDKARILGWTVRFLPRHYGLVDSVWREVDLQIGNYVRGKFVEVAIVWVGSYLTFLLLGLDFAMLLALMVGLSVIIPYVGAIVVTLPIAIVAYFQFGASSEFMWILIAYAIIQAIDANVLVPLLFSEAVNLHPVAIIIAILIFGGIWGFWGVFFAIPLANLIQAVMNAWPKPGLEEEDAEEMAEDDVRPV; encoded by the coding sequence ATGTACCCCATCCGCAACTGGCTTAACCGCCACCTCAGTAATCCCCAGGTGGTGGGGCTTACGGTCATGCTCGTCGTGGGCGCGGCAGTCGTGACCTTTCTCGGTAGCATGCTGGTGCCTGTGTTCGCCTCCATCGTCCTGGCGTACCTGCTCGAGGGTGTCGTCCGCGCAATGACCCACTACGGTGTCCGGCGCGGGGTGGCGGTGCTGATCGTCTACCTGCTTTTCATACTGTGCCTGGTGGCCACGCTGGTGGCCCTGTTGCCGACCATTGTCAATCAGATCATCCAGCTGGTGGAGAATCTGCCCGCCATGCTCGAGCGGGGTCAGCGTGCATTACTGCAGTTGCCGGAGCGCTATCCGGCCTATTTCTCTGCCGAGCAGGTCGCTGCACTGCTGGACGCTATCCGTCGCGAGGCGATTGTGTATGCACGCTCGCTGGCGTCGTCCTTTTCCCTGGCCTCGGTGGTGATGGTGGTCACGGTGATGGTCTATGCGGTCCTGCTGCCGGTGCTGATTTTCTTTTTCCTCTGGGACAAGGCGCGGATTCTGGGCTGGACGGTGCGCTTTCTGCCCCGCCACTACGGGTTAGTGGACTCGGTGTGGCGCGAGGTGGATTTGCAGATCGGCAACTACGTGCGGGGCAAGTTTGTTGAAGTGGCGATTGTCTGGGTGGGCAGCTATCTCACCTTTCTTTTGCTGGGGCTCGATTTCGCGATGCTGCTGGCACTGATGGTCGGCCTGTCAGTCATCATCCCGTATGTCGGCGCGATCGTGGTCACACTGCCCATCGCGATCGTGGCCTACTTCCAGTTCGGCGCCAGTAGCGAGTTCATGTGGATCCTGATCGCCTACGCCATCATCCAGGCGATCGACGCCAATGTGCTTGTGCCGTTGCTGTTCTCCGAGGCCGTCAACCTCCACCCGGTTGCGATCATTATCGCGATTCTGATTTTTGGCGGTATCTGGGGGTTCTGGGGCGTGTTCTTCGCGATTCCGCTCGCCAACCTGATCCAGGCCGTTATGAATGCCTGGCCCAAACCGGGATTAGAGGAGGAGGACGCAGAAGAGATGGCCGAGGACGATGTCCGTCCCGTCTGA
- a CDS encoding PhoH family protein, with protein sequence MHRACLLDTSVLLHDPAALFRFQTQDIYLPLAVLHGLDAARHGNSEEARNALQASRFLDQRLAGVSPEALADGLSLGEGLGRLYFLTDTEGSHPASVLAAARTLANTHPDMRLTVVARDINLRIQASVLGLEASDHESEAQLDDPDLLPDGMHRLPASAEPAETVPAAATANEFLIQEDRAWRLQPTHDDGLQATRVADYGPDGDSVWGIHARNQQQALALDLLLDPDVDLVTLLGPAGTGKTLLTLAAGLAQTLEASRYDEILMTRATVAIGEEIGYLPGTEEEKMSPWMGALMDNLEVLSAPSKGAGGGHRWGQAATQDFLQSRIRIRSLNFMRGRTLLNRFMVLDEAQNLTPQQMRTLITRAGPGTKIVCLGNIAQIDTPWLTPTTSGLTYLVRRFREWPHSGHLTLTRGERSRLAAYASDVL encoded by the coding sequence ATGCACCGGGCCTGCCTGCTCGACACATCCGTACTCCTGCACGATCCGGCGGCTCTGTTCCGGTTTCAGACGCAGGATATCTATCTCCCACTCGCGGTTCTGCACGGCCTCGACGCGGCGCGGCATGGCAATAGCGAGGAAGCACGAAACGCCCTGCAGGCATCACGGTTCCTCGATCAACGCCTGGCCGGCGTCTCACCCGAGGCCCTGGCGGATGGGCTGTCGCTGGGCGAGGGGCTGGGGCGGCTTTATTTCCTGACCGACACGGAAGGGAGTCATCCGGCATCCGTGCTCGCCGCAGCCCGCACGCTGGCCAACACTCACCCCGACATGCGACTCACCGTGGTGGCGCGGGACATCAATCTGCGCATCCAGGCGAGCGTGCTGGGGCTCGAGGCGAGTGATCATGAGAGCGAGGCACAGCTCGATGATCCCGACCTGCTACCCGACGGCATGCATCGGCTGCCCGCGAGTGCCGAGCCGGCAGAAACCGTACCCGCCGCGGCCACCGCCAACGAATTCCTGATCCAGGAGGACCGGGCCTGGCGACTACAGCCGACGCACGACGATGGCCTGCAGGCAACGCGGGTCGCCGACTACGGGCCTGACGGTGACTCAGTCTGGGGCATCCATGCCCGCAATCAGCAGCAGGCCCTCGCCCTCGATCTGCTCCTCGATCCGGATGTCGATCTGGTCACCCTGCTGGGACCGGCGGGTACCGGGAAGACGCTGCTGACCCTCGCCGCCGGGCTGGCGCAGACACTGGAAGCATCCCGGTATGATGAGATCCTCATGACCCGCGCCACGGTGGCCATCGGCGAGGAGATCGGCTACCTCCCCGGCACCGAGGAAGAGAAGATGTCGCCGTGGATGGGCGCGCTGATGGACAACCTTGAGGTCCTGAGTGCGCCATCAAAGGGGGCAGGCGGCGGTCATCGGTGGGGACAGGCAGCCACGCAGGACTTCCTGCAGAGCCGCATCCGCATCCGCTCGCTGAACTTCATGCGTGGCCGGACGCTCCTCAACCGCTTCATGGTGCTCGATGAGGCGCAGAACCTGACACCCCAGCAGATGCGCACCCTGATCACCCGGGCGGGACCGGGCACCAAAATCGTTTGCCTGGGCAATATCGCGCAGATCGATACGCCGTGGCTCACGCCCACCACCTCGGGGCTGACCTATCTCGTGCGGCGCTTTCGCGAGTGGCCACACAGCGGCCATCTGACACTGACACGGGGCGAGCGCTCCCGGCTTGCCGCCTACGCGAGCGATGTCCTCTAG
- a CDS encoding peroxiredoxin: MTGMTVDQPVPDFERTTDTHETWRLADQRGRWVVLYFFPKASTPGCTVESEAFRDLDPRFNALNAQVVGISRDGPKALANFRAKHDFPFPLLSDKDETVCGQFDVIRDKVMFGKPARGIERSTFLIDPEGVLREAWRKVSVEGHAEAVLETLSRQHRG, from the coding sequence ATGACTGGGATGACCGTCGACCAACCCGTTCCCGACTTCGAGCGCACGACCGACACCCACGAAACCTGGCGACTGGCGGATCAGCGCGGCCGCTGGGTGGTGCTTTATTTCTTCCCCAAGGCGAGCACACCCGGCTGCACCGTCGAGAGCGAGGCGTTCCGCGACCTCGATCCGCGGTTCAACGCCCTCAATGCGCAGGTGGTGGGCATCTCCCGTGATGGACCAAAGGCCCTCGCCAATTTCCGCGCCAAGCACGACTTCCCGTTCCCGCTGCTCAGTGACAAGGATGAGACAGTCTGCGGCCAGTTCGACGTTATCCGTGACAAGGTCATGTTCGGCAAGCCGGCCCGTGGCATCGAGCGCAGCACCTTCCTGATCGACCCTGAAGGCGTGCTGCGCGAGGCGTGGCGCAAGGTCAGCGTCGAGGGTCATGCCGAAGCCGTCCTCGAGACACTGTCACGACAGCACAGGGGTTAA
- a CDS encoding glycine cleavage system protein R, whose product MQKNYLVVSALGEDRPGLVDAVSQLIRDTGCSVGDSRMSVLGGDFAMIFMVEGRWNELAKLESSLPAAGRRLGLDVQARRTRPRPPTADALPYSVEVICVDHSGIVHQLGNFFSSRDINIRDLTTTTYAAAHTRTPMFQLQMTIDVSASLHIARLREEFMDFCDQLNLDAIIEPLRH is encoded by the coding sequence ATGCAGAAAAACTACCTCGTCGTTTCCGCACTGGGCGAAGACCGCCCTGGACTGGTGGACGCCGTCTCGCAGCTCATTCGGGATACCGGTTGCAGCGTCGGGGACAGTCGCATGAGCGTCCTCGGCGGCGATTTCGCCATGATCTTCATGGTCGAGGGTCGCTGGAACGAACTCGCCAAGCTGGAGTCTTCGCTCCCCGCCGCCGGTCGCCGGCTCGGGCTCGATGTGCAGGCCCGACGCACTCGTCCCCGGCCGCCCACCGCGGACGCGTTGCCCTACAGCGTCGAGGTGATCTGCGTCGATCACAGCGGGATCGTCCATCAACTGGGAAACTTCTTCTCCAGTCGCGACATCAACATCCGCGATCTGACAACCACGACCTACGCAGCCGCCCACACGCGAACGCCCATGTTCCAGCTGCAGATGACCATCGATGTTTCGGCATCGCTGCATATCGCACGGCTTCGCGAGGAATTCATGGATTTCTGCGACCAGCTCAACCTGGACGCCATTATCGAACCACTGAGGCACTGA
- the dapA gene encoding 4-hydroxy-tetrahydrodipicolinate synthase produces the protein MFQGSMVAMATPMHDNGALDESGLERLVEFHVRNATDAIVAVGTTGESATLDHDEHHYVMRRTVEIANGRIMVMGGCGANSTWEAEALARCALDVGCEAALLVTPYYNKPTQEGLYRHFRHVADRVPIPQILYNVPGRTGVDLLPETVDRLADVANIVGIKEASGSLERAEEVIERCGDRIDLYCGEDARNLALMNAGARGCVSVTANVAPDLMHRMCKAVLDGDPATAEALDARLAALHNALFLESNPIPVKWALQEMELIESGMRLPMTPLSAQHHETVRQALKLADAL, from the coding sequence ATGTTCCAGGGCAGCATGGTTGCGATGGCAACCCCCATGCACGACAACGGGGCCCTGGATGAGTCAGGCCTCGAGCGGTTGGTGGAATTCCACGTCCGAAACGCAACGGATGCCATTGTCGCGGTCGGCACGACTGGCGAATCGGCGACGCTTGATCATGATGAGCATCACTATGTCATGCGGCGGACCGTCGAGATCGCCAATGGGCGGATCATGGTGATGGGCGGTTGCGGCGCGAACAGTACCTGGGAGGCTGAGGCCCTCGCCCGCTGCGCGCTCGATGTAGGTTGCGAGGCCGCCCTGCTGGTCACGCCCTACTACAACAAGCCGACCCAGGAAGGTCTGTATCGGCATTTCCGCCACGTCGCCGATCGTGTCCCCATTCCTCAGATCCTCTACAACGTCCCCGGCCGCACCGGTGTGGACCTGCTGCCAGAAACCGTCGATCGTCTGGCTGATGTCGCCAACATCGTCGGCATCAAAGAGGCATCGGGCAGTCTCGAGCGGGCTGAGGAGGTGATCGAGCGCTGTGGCGACCGGATTGATCTCTACTGTGGCGAGGATGCGCGCAATCTGGCGCTGATGAACGCGGGCGCCAGGGGTTGCGTGTCGGTGACCGCCAATGTTGCCCCGGATCTGATGCATCGGATGTGCAAGGCGGTCCTCGACGGTGACCCGGCGACCGCCGAGGCCCTCGATGCACGGCTGGCGGCGCTGCATAACGCGCTCTTTCTCGAGTCCAATCCGATCCCGGTGAAATGGGCGCTGCAGGAAATGGAGCTGATCGAGTCGGGGATGCGGCTTCCCATGACGCCGCTATCGGCACAGCACCACGAGACGGTACGCCAGGCGCTCAAACTGGCAGATGCCTTATGA
- the bamC gene encoding outer membrane protein assembly factor BamC: MSRLTIVLAALLLSGCGLFSTEPDDAEQAAERLRQPPDVLADARSGGSSPSEDDADTGQQADAAMDAPLGSVDGQPVLDLGLPFNAAWAVVGRAIDRVGFELLGSDRDAGTHQIRYDGSVASEVDAAPGEGLLSSLAFWRDRPDEAVQNYQVAVAERGTGARVTVQDPDGNPVARGAARQVLSVLSEQLKP, from the coding sequence ATGAGTCGATTGACGATTGTGCTGGCTGCCCTGTTACTGAGCGGGTGTGGACTGTTCAGCACCGAACCGGACGACGCCGAGCAGGCCGCCGAGCGTCTGAGGCAGCCGCCGGATGTGCTCGCCGACGCCCGTTCGGGCGGGTCGTCGCCGAGCGAGGATGACGCGGACACCGGACAGCAGGCCGATGCAGCGATGGATGCCCCACTGGGGTCAGTAGACGGTCAGCCGGTGCTCGATCTCGGCCTGCCGTTCAATGCCGCCTGGGCGGTTGTCGGTCGGGCCATCGACCGGGTCGGATTCGAGCTCCTGGGGTCAGACCGTGACGCCGGCACCCACCAGATCCGCTATGACGGTTCGGTTGCCTCTGAGGTGGACGCCGCTCCTGGCGAGGGATTGCTCTCCTCGCTGGCGTTCTGGCGCGACCGACCGGATGAGGCTGTCCAGAACTACCAGGTCGCCGTTGCCGAGCGTGGCACGGGGGCGCGGGTCACCGTGCAGGATCCGGATGGCAATCCGGTCGCCCGCGGGGCGGCGCGACAGGTTCTTTCCGTTCTCTCCGAACAGCTCAAACCCTGA